The Salvelinus namaycush isolate Seneca chromosome 8, SaNama_1.0, whole genome shotgun sequence genome has a segment encoding these proteins:
- the LOC120051704 gene encoding zona pellucida sperm-binding protein 3-like translates to MQVQKPFLQSKQTFNEPLTWRYPEDPVKEVQLAIDEQRPLPVPASSVAVQCGETAARVEVKRDLLGIGQLIHPADLTLGGCAVTGEDTSAQVLIFVTELHECGSTLTMTEDSLVYVFTLRYTPATLGSSPIVRTREVVFWVECHYQRNHDVSSDSVKPTWNPYASTKVAEELLYFSLRLMTDNWQLERPSKEYVLGDNINFEASVVQFYHVPLRVFVDNCVATVIPNTNTVPRYAFIENRGCLVDTKLTGSRSQFIPRTMDDTLRFQIEAFRFHVVNTGSLYVTCLLKATTASAPIDHENKACSFSNGWREASKKDQVCGCCDTDCGMRREPDPGFQWEQDISVGPLNIKEKLLD, encoded by the exons ATGCAAGTTCAAAAACCTTTCCTCCAGTCAAAGCAGACCTTCAATGAGCCTTTGACCTGGAGATATCCTGAAGATCCAGTCAAAGAGGTGCAGTTGGCTATTGATGAGCAGAGACCGCTGCCTGTGCCTgccagtagcgttgcagttcaATGTGGGGAGACTGCTGCTCGTGTGGAAGTCAAGAGAGATCTGCTCGGTATCGGCCAACTCATTCACCCAGCGGATCTTACTTTGGGAGGCTGTGCTGTCACTGGGGAGGATACTTCCGCTCAAGTTCTGATCTTTGTCACTGAGCTGCACGAATGTGGCAGCACTCTGACG ATGACTGAAGATTCACTTGTCTATGTCTTCACACTCCGTTATACACCAGCCACCCTGGGCAGCAGCCCCATTGTTCGGACTAGAGAAGTGGTGTTCTGGGTTGAGTGCCACTATCAAAG AAATCATGATGTGAGCAGTGATTCAGTGAAGCCCACCTGGAATCCCTATGCCTCCACTAAGGTTGCAGAGGAGCTCCTCTACTTCTCCCTGAGGCTAATGACTG ACAACTGGCAGTTGGAGAGACCCAGCAAAGAGTATGTCCTTGGAGATAATATTAACTTTGAAGCTTCTGTCGTCCAGTTCTACCATGTGCCCCTCCGAGTCTTTGTGGACAACTGTGTAGCCACAGTCATCCCAAACACCAACACTGTCCCAAGATATGCCTTCATCGAGAACCGTGG TTGTCTGGTCGACACCAAGCTGACAGGCTCCAGGTCCCAGTTCATACCTCGCACCATGGATGACACTCTCCGGTTCCAGATAGAAGCCTTTAGGTTTCATGTTGTGAACACTGGCTCA CTATACGTTACCTGCCTCCTGAAAGCCACAACTGCTTCAGCCCCTATTGATCATGAGAACAAGGCTTGTTCCTTCTCGAATGG ATGGCGCGAGGCCAGTAAGAAAGACCAGGTGTGTGGCTGTTGTGACACAGACTGTGGCATGAGAAGGGAACCGGATCCAG GTTTCCAGTGGGAGCAGGACATTTCTGTTGGTCCTCTCAACATAAAGGAAAAGCTTCTTGATTGA